One genomic segment of Thermus thermamylovorans includes these proteins:
- the rpmE gene encoding 50S ribosomal protein L31: MKEGIHPKLVPARIVCGCGNVIHTYSTRSEIHVEVCSNCHPFYTGQQRFVDTEGRVERFQRRYGDAYRKGR, translated from the coding sequence GTGAAAGAGGGCATCCATCCCAAGCTGGTACCCGCCCGCATCGTCTGCGGGTGCGGCAACGTCATCCACACCTACTCCACCCGGTCGGAGATCCACGTGGAGGTCTGCAGCAATTGCCATCCCTTCTACACCGGGCAGCAGCGCTTTGTGGACACCGAGGGGCGGGTGGAGCGCTTTCAGCGCCGCTACGGCGACGCCTACCGCAAGGGGCGCTGA
- a CDS encoding thymidine kinase, protein MPPTLHRQGWIEVIAGPMFSGKSEELIRRVRRALIARQRVAVFKPRLDDRYHPRHVVSHDGERVEAIPVAQAAEMAAYLAPLPQVVAVDEVQFLDRGLVPLAEGLAQEGVRVILAGLDLDFRGEPFGVMPELLARAEFVEKLTAICPRCGASATRTQRLVDGRPARYSDPVILVGAEERYEPRCRACHQVVY, encoded by the coding sequence ATGCCGCCCACCCTGCACCGCCAAGGATGGATCGAGGTCATCGCGGGGCCCATGTTCTCCGGCAAGAGCGAGGAGCTCATCCGCCGGGTCAGGCGGGCCCTGATCGCCCGGCAGCGGGTAGCCGTCTTCAAGCCTCGGTTGGACGACCGCTACCATCCCCGCCATGTGGTGAGCCATGACGGGGAGAGGGTGGAGGCCATCCCCGTGGCCCAGGCGGCGGAGATGGCGGCCTACCTCGCCCCGCTACCCCAGGTGGTGGCGGTGGACGAGGTGCAGTTTCTGGACCGGGGGCTCGTCCCCCTGGCCGAGGGCCTGGCCCAGGAGGGGGTGCGGGTGATCCTGGCGGGGCTGGACCTGGACTTCCGGGGGGAGCCCTTCGGCGTCATGCCGGAGCTGCTGGCCCGGGCGGAGTTCGTGGAGAAGCTCACCGCCATCTGCCCTCGCTGCGGGGCCTCCGCCACCCGTACCCAGCGCCTGGTGGACGGTAGGCCCGCCCGCTACTCGGACCCCGTGATCCTGGTGGGGGCTGAGGAGCGCTACGAGCCCCGCTGCCGGGCCTGCCACCAGGTGGTTTACTGA
- a CDS encoding Hsp20/alpha crystallin family protein has translation MLERLDRLETLRKLKELQERIAELAYRLTGEEAAAWVPRADLLEDEDHYVLLVDLPGVRPEDLELLEEGSRITLAGVRHPLPGTYLLEERPMGTFRRTLDLPGPIEEGTAQATLRQGVLEVRFRKRKGTALPLAQ, from the coding sequence ATGTTGGAACGCCTAGACCGCCTGGAGACCCTGCGCAAGCTCAAGGAGTTGCAGGAGCGCATCGCGGAGCTGGCCTACCGGCTTACCGGGGAGGAGGCCGCGGCCTGGGTCCCCAGGGCCGACCTCCTGGAGGACGAGGACCACTACGTGCTCCTGGTGGACCTGCCCGGGGTCCGCCCCGAGGACCTGGAGCTCCTGGAAGAGGGCAGCCGCATCACCCTGGCCGGGGTGCGCCACCCCCTCCCCGGCACCTACCTCCTGGAGGAAAGGCCCATGGGCACCTTCCGCCGCACCCTGGACCTGCCCGGGCCCATAGAGGAGGGCACCGCCCAGGCCACCCTGCGCCAGGGGGTGCTGGAGGTGCGCTTCCGGAAGCGCAAGGGAACGGCCTTGCCCCTGGCTCAGTAA
- the miaA gene encoding tRNA (adenosine(37)-N6)-dimethylallyltransferase MiaA, translating to MEAVPVLAGPTGSGKTLLALRLGEELPLEVVSADAAMVYRGLDIGTDKPTLEERARVPHHLVDALEPSEAMSVARWVGLAEGAIAEVLGRGRVPLVVGGTGYYIRALSEGLPQLPPPDPGVQEALWRELTARGLEALLRELAQASPEDARRVGRNPRRLVRALEVLRRTGLPPARFPRRPPRFRYRKLVLWPEREWLFPKLEERAKRQFARGLVEEVRGLLARYPTIPTALQAIGYKEVVGYLRGEYGLEEALLRDIRAVKAYARRQYTWFRREPGNVTYLPRGGEAAYPGFRDWLGLRFGL from the coding sequence GTGGAAGCCGTCCCCGTCCTCGCCGGTCCCACGGGAAGCGGCAAAACCCTGCTGGCCCTCCGGCTCGGGGAGGAGCTCCCCCTGGAAGTGGTCTCCGCCGACGCCGCCATGGTCTATCGCGGCCTGGACATCGGCACGGACAAGCCGACCCTCGAGGAAAGGGCCCGGGTACCCCACCACCTGGTGGACGCCCTGGAGCCCAGCGAGGCCATGAGCGTGGCCCGGTGGGTGGGCCTGGCGGAGGGGGCCATCGCCGAGGTCCTGGGCCGGGGGCGGGTGCCCCTGGTGGTGGGGGGGACGGGGTACTACATCCGGGCCCTCTCCGAGGGGCTTCCCCAGCTCCCCCCGCCGGACCCCGGGGTTCAGGAGGCCCTCTGGCGGGAGCTTACCGCCAGGGGCCTGGAGGCTTTGCTCCGCGAGCTCGCCCAGGCCAGCCCCGAGGACGCCCGGCGGGTGGGGAGGAATCCCAGGCGGCTCGTGCGGGCCCTCGAGGTCCTGCGCCGAACGGGCCTGCCCCCGGCCCGCTTCCCCCGGCGCCCGCCCCGCTTCCGCTACCGGAAGCTGGTCCTTTGGCCCGAGCGGGAGTGGCTTTTTCCCAAGCTGGAGGAGAGGGCCAAGCGCCAGTTCGCCCGGGGGCTGGTGGAGGAGGTGCGGGGCCTTTTGGCCCGCTACCCCACCATCCCCACCGCCCTCCAGGCCATCGGCTACAAGGAGGTGGTGGGGTACCTCCGGGGGGAGTACGGCCTGGAGGAGGCCCTCCTGCGGGACATCCGGGCGGTGAAGGCCTACGCCCGGCGCCAGTACACCTGGTTCCGCCGCGAGCCGGGGAATGTGACCTACCTCCCCCGGGGGGGGGAGGCGGCCTACCCCGGGTTCCGGGACTGGCTGGGGCTGCGCTTCGGGCTATAG
- the gatA gene encoding Asp-tRNA(Asn)/Glu-tRNA(Gln) amidotransferase subunit GatA, which produces MLAHEIRARVARGEVSPREVAQAYLERVRRLDPGLGAFLSLNGRLLEEAEALDPSLPLAGLLVAVKDNIATQGLPTTAGSRLLEGFLPPYEATAVARLKALGALVLGKTNLDEFGMGSSTEHSVFFPTKNPFDPSRVPGGSSGGSAAAVAADLAPLALGSDTGGSVRQPAAFCGVYGLKPTYGRVSRYGLLAYASSLDQIGPLARSVRDLALLLDAVAGPDPRDATSLDQPPRFGEALEAPLRPLRLGVVREGLSGNSRGVERALEEALGVFQGLGFAVREVSWPALLQALAAYYILAPAEASANLARYDGTLYGYRAEGEELWRMVEATRARLGLEVKRRILVGTFVLSSGYYEAYYGRAQAFRRRLKAEARALFQEVDLLLLPTTPHPAFPLGSRPDPLAMYREDLYTVGASLAGLPALSFPAGFEEGLPLGLQLLAPWGEDEGLLRAALAFEEATDRAFLKAPLGEAL; this is translated from the coding sequence ATGTTGGCCCACGAGATCCGCGCCCGGGTGGCGCGGGGGGAGGTCTCCCCCCGGGAGGTGGCCCAGGCCTACCTGGAGCGGGTCCGCCGCTTGGACCCCGGCCTCGGGGCCTTCCTCAGCCTGAACGGGAGGCTTTTGGAGGAGGCCGAGGCCCTGGACCCTTCCCTCCCCCTGGCGGGCCTCCTTGTGGCCGTCAAGGACAACATCGCCACCCAAGGGCTTCCCACCACCGCGGGAAGCCGCCTTCTGGAGGGCTTCCTGCCCCCTTACGAGGCCACGGCGGTGGCCCGGCTCAAGGCCCTCGGGGCCCTGGTCCTGGGCAAGACCAACCTGGACGAGTTCGGCATGGGCTCCTCCACGGAACACTCCGTCTTCTTCCCCACCAAGAATCCCTTCGACCCCTCCCGGGTGCCGGGGGGGTCTAGCGGGGGAAGCGCCGCGGCGGTGGCCGCGGACCTGGCCCCCCTGGCCCTGGGCTCGGACACCGGGGGGAGCGTGCGCCAGCCCGCGGCCTTCTGCGGGGTCTACGGCCTCAAGCCCACCTACGGCCGGGTGAGCCGCTATGGCCTCCTCGCCTACGCCTCGAGCCTGGACCAGATTGGCCCCCTGGCCCGCTCGGTGCGGGACCTGGCCCTCCTCCTGGACGCGGTGGCCGGACCCGACCCTCGAGACGCCACCAGCCTGGATCAGCCCCCCCGCTTCGGGGAGGCCCTGGAGGCGCCCCTCCGCCCCTTGCGCCTGGGGGTGGTGCGGGAGGGGCTTTCCGGGAACTCCCGCGGGGTGGAGCGGGCCCTGGAGGAGGCCTTGGGGGTCTTCCAGGGCCTGGGCTTCGCCGTCAGGGAGGTCTCCTGGCCCGCCCTGCTCCAGGCCCTGGCCGCCTACTACATCCTGGCCCCCGCCGAGGCCAGCGCCAACCTGGCCCGCTACGACGGGACCCTTTACGGCTACCGGGCGGAAGGGGAGGAGCTTTGGCGGATGGTGGAGGCCACCCGGGCCCGGTTGGGCCTCGAGGTCAAGCGCCGCATCCTGGTGGGCACTTTCGTCCTCTCCAGCGGCTACTACGAGGCCTACTACGGCCGGGCCCAGGCCTTCCGCCGGCGGCTTAAGGCCGAGGCCCGGGCCCTCTTCCAGGAGGTGGACCTCCTCCTCCTCCCCACCACCCCCCACCCCGCCTTCCCCCTGGGGAGCAGGCCCGACCCCCTGGCCATGTACCGGGAGGACCTCTACACCGTGGGGGCGAGCCTCGCGGGCCTCCCCGCCCTCTCCTTTCCCGCAGGCTTTGAGGAGGGGCTTCCCCTGGGGCTCCAGCTCCTCGCCCCCTGGGGGGAGGACGAGGGGCTTTTGCGGGCGGCTCTGGCCTTCGAGGAGGCCACGGACCGGGCCTTCCTGAAGGCCCCCCTGGGGGAGG